The Megalops cyprinoides isolate fMegCyp1 chromosome 15, fMegCyp1.pri, whole genome shotgun sequence region ACAGCGCAGGGCCTCCACAGCCAAATGCAGAACTCAAGGACAAGGGTGGCAAAGACCATTTACATCAGGCAAGGGAAAAAAACGCATTCTCAGACCATTCTTGGGCTGGTTATATTCAGGAAgatatgacatcacagcaatcacccacacacacattcctgatTGGATGGGCTGCTGAGTTCTGCAAATGGCTGTTTGACCTTTGCATTTTGTGAGTGCACCCGGAGTCACGTATCTCTCAGCCAGTCAGGATTCATTCACTCTGAAACTGACCAGTCtccacacacagtcattttacaacaggctgcagctgctgaaaggGGTTTTGCTCCTCTTGGTCCTCTGTCTGTTTGGTCGCAGGCTGATGACCTCACAGCCATTCACGCCGGAGTTCTGGCTGGAATGGCTGCCACCGGCAGTGTTAAACACACCTGCCAGtgcaaaggagagagggatgtaAATGACTACTTCAGTTAGACTAAACATGAGGATCGCGCACATTCTTCACCGCCAGTGCCGTTTAATTTATGACTCCCTTTTCATGAACACTGCAGCTTCTTGAGCACTGCTTTTCTAATTCTCATATAGCATTGACCAAGGTCGAAATAAAGTAATATTATTTTGCCCATGAATCGCTCATACCGAAGATCGTTGTTCAACCACTCGATCCATCGATCATGTCAATAAAGCAATATCGTTCTGCTTACTAGATATTTCTCCATCATTCCTGAACACGAGTGCCTTCCTATGTTCACGCTCATCCGTTGTGTGAGAACAGTGATTCAGCTAATCTCCCTATGCAGCTTTGAGTTTTACCCTCAGAACACACAAGTAATGCGTGCAAGAGAGCAGAGATGCTGTCCAACAACTCAAAAACTATATTCACTCATTCTTAACActttaaaacaatcaaacaagATTTGACAAAATGATCAAAGCAAAATGGTTCCTCTTCCCTGCATGGGCACACAAACATACCGATTTTATTGCTGGTTGTGTGCACCACCTCTGGCTCCTCAGCACTCTGCAGCTTGAGTCTCTGCAGGTATTTTTCAGCCAGGTACTTGAAAACTGAGTAAAGAAATGAAGAGAAGAAGTTTTATTGACAAGAACTGCTTTTACTGGACACTGTTTTGCAGGATTGATCATAACATGAAAATATGCACAAGTACGTGAGCTGTAACATTGTCATGTTTAATCTACTTCATGTATTCTGGCCCTGTGCAAAATTTAAAACACGGTTAGAAATGCACTCGTAGCAAGTATTTTATGTTCCTCTTGAGTGCAAATCCTACCACAAACTACTCAAAACTGACTCAATTCCCATATTCAAATACCAGCTAAACATGAGATTTGAGTCAGACTTAGGCAGGCTGTGTTAAGATCTGTGTAAAGCCTTGAGGGCTTTCACAAGACTAAAATGACTCAAAACCTCTGCCTTCGTAAATGTGCGGAACTTGCTAAATGTGCTCGGTATTTACTTATCATTAAACCAGCTGTCTATCCAAGCTGAgcaaaatgacagtgtttacaaagtaaaacacaaaagagcTTAATCCCTGAAAGCAGCCTTAATTATAGACATGTcattacagacatttacagtCATGCTGCAAATCACAGCTACAGAAGTCTAATGACGTGATCTCTCAATCCAGCCCACCTTCATTAACATTAAGGTCCTCCTTCACTGAAGCACGGTAGAATCTCAGCTTCAGCTTCTTTGCCAGGCCCTCTGCTTCCTCGCTATAAAGTCATAAAGAAGAGACAAAACATCCTTATTACGAATTCAAAATCTGCATGTGTGAGGGCTCTCCGCAGAGCTCTAGCCCTTCAGGAGAGAAGTTGCCCAATCTGGCTGTAGTGGGTGAAGCCATGCTGTGAGTGCCTCGTGACAATGGAAAAATACTACAATGTCAACTGTACTGTACTCTCTAAACTAAGATCTTGTACTCTGCAATGTCAAGTTTTACCTTCCTCATACAATACCTAATTTCCAGGAGTCTCACTGGCCACCTCTGCTTGTCCAGAAACGCGACAGATGGAGGGTCTTACTTTTTTATCACCGTTTCATCCAGGAGGTCGATTTTGTTCTGCACCAGCACGGTGGGGATGTCTCCGACCTCCGCCTCCAccttctctctccagctgaCGATGGCCTCGAAGGATTCACGGTCAGTGGTGGAGAAGACCAGCACACAGGCCTGGGCGCCTACAGGTAAAAAGCATGCAATCAGCACAGCTCTGCTGATCAAAGGTAGCACTGCTCAGCCTACAGCTCAGTTACACTTATCAGCCCCAGTTTCCGCCTCAGATTCTCCACTTAATGGCTCTTACTTTGTAAATCCACCTTGATTCcataagagtgcctgctaagtGACAAATGTAGTGTAATTTAAGCAGACACATGATTGCATTCCTGGAACAAGATTAGAGCTTAccattttcttgcatttttgttgtagAAGAAATCCTGCTTAAGAACACTGGCTGTTGTTTCTCTAGGCACACTGACCAGCCAGTGTCAATAAAGTTCAAACTGTAGTAGACAAACACTATCCACTTTGGACAGCTGGTAGGCACAGACAAACATATTCCTAGAGCACAATACGATGCAGTGCAGAACCCACAAGAGCCCATCTTAGGATACTGGCCACTCCTTTCCACAGAAAATCACGCAGTGGTAGGTTCAATGATTCAGATTTCATAGCCTGGGACTAGTGACTTTGCAGAAAGTGCTGCTGACAGCTTCTTCcagttgttgtgttgtttgatATCCTTGTTTGGAAACTGACTCTTTAACGAATCCCCAAGGCGCTCAATTTCAGATCACAAACCCCAAGGGGAGGGATTTCCGAGACACCCTGCGTATTAGGTTTGTGGTTTCAAGGGAATTACAATTACACTGCCATTTGTTCAAAACAAAGCTGTTTGTGCAGAACTCGGGAGGAGGTGCACGGATCCACATGCAGAAATGGACTATGATACATCAATGCCATCAAGCCTGAGCCATGATTCTGCAACTCAGGcccagtaaaaatgtaaaaatttagATGTTATGCTGTTAATAAACATTGATCTGTAGTTCCCTTCCTGGATTGCATTCAAACACGACCTGATGTAGAGCTGCTTGGTTCTGCATGTGGTACTCAAGCCAAACTGCCCTGCCTGAAGCCCTATCCAGCTGCCGTGCTGTAGAGGAGCCATCCCCACAGGGCCTCACCTCGGTAATATGCCTTGGTAATGGCATCAAACTCCTCTTGGCCCGCCGTGTCCCACAGCATCAATCTGACGTCCTCATCGTTTACTCTGGAGCAATatgagaagcagaaaaaaaagaggggaattAAAGTTTTGAGACACCACAAAATACTAAGTAAGACAtcagtgtttatattattaatttttgtatatatttatttactattcAGGTTCCTGACCAATTGCAGAGTGGCTGACAGTGGTGTGACCAGGAGACTGTGGCCAACCTACTCATCTCTATTCCCAGTGGagtgaagccaatttgtttGACTGCTTGGGGATCCTGGTCAGTGTAGGTTTAGAGCCTGGGTCAtggggctcagcctgtgctcaggGCATTTGCCCAGCTGACGGAGCCACTTTGTACCCCCAACAGGTCAAATTTCACATAAAACCCTCCAAAAAACCATGAAACCAAGTATCatgattgatttaaaaaaatatatatgtatttcatgGAGCCAAGCATCAGCAATTAACTAAGCAGGACACCACAATTTCAACAACTATCTCTTAATTACATAATGTCACCTATATTTTGGGTCATTCTCTATGGTAACTATGTACGCAAGCAAAGACTCAGAGATGACAGGATGAATTAGCGTTAAAGTGGTCATGTAAACCTGGCATTTAGCCCACAACCTAACCTTTCACACCTTTTTCTGTTAGAC contains the following coding sequences:
- the rab23 gene encoding ras-related protein Rab-23, with protein sequence MLEEDMEVAIKVVVVGNGAVGKSSMIQRYCKGIFTRDYKKTIGVDFLERQIVVNDEDVRLMLWDTAGQEEFDAITKAYYRGAQACVLVFSTTDRESFEAIVSWREKVEAEVGDIPTVLVQNKIDLLDETVIKNEEAEGLAKKLKLRFYRASVKEDLNVNEVFKYLAEKYLQRLKLQSAEEPEVVHTTSNKIGVFNTAGGSHSSQNSGVNGCEVISLRPNRQRTKRSKTPFSSCSLL